A single Fusarium oxysporum Fo47 chromosome IV, complete sequence DNA region contains:
- a CDS encoding pheromone precursor protein 1: MKYSFVTLAAVAGAALAAPPPSAIDNFGPDFFTPFCNLDYKGKPCEELVGKGDKNADAICKAGREHFCGPQKRDAVPEPQPDPVADPMPWCTWRGQPCWKEKMKAKREAIPEPVAAPQPDPVADPMPWCTWRGQPCWKEKMAKREAIAEPVAAAQPDPVAEPMPWCTWRGQPCWKEKMKAKREAEAIPEPIAAPQPDPVADPMPWCTWRGQPCWKEKMAKREAIADPVAAPQPDPVAEPMPWCTWRGQPCWKKTKRAAAPEPAPEAENEPRWCLWRGQPCWKKTKRDATPEPWCLWRGQPCWKAKRDAAPEPWCMWRGQPCWKAKRDAGQALSNALHATRSLDTRSADAPSTAHLPRDAAHKAKRSIVELANLIALSARGSPEEYFKSLELETFFPDAAANATAKRDLNTLQEDKRWCMWRGQPCWKAKRAAEAVLDAVDGDDGATGPGGPDSHYDTRDFKSENFAAKRDLIAIKAAARSIADMSEE; this comes from the coding sequence ATGAAATACTCCTTCGTTACTCTGGCCGCGGTGGCCGGAGCTGCACTCGCAGCGCCTCCGCCGTCCGCCATCGACAACTTTGGCCCAGATTTCTTCACCCCTTTCTGTAACCTCGACTACAAGGGCAAGCCATGCGAGGAGCTCGTTGGGAAGGGCGACAAGAATGCCGATGCCATCTGCAAGGCTGGCCGTGAGCACTTCTGCGGTCCTCAGAAGCGTGATGCCGTTCCTGAGCCTCAGCCCGACCCCGTCGCTGATCCGATGCCCTGGTGTACTTGGCGCGGCCAGCCCTGTtggaaggagaagatgaaggctaAGCGCGAGGCTATCCCCGAGCCTGTtgcagctcctcaacccGATCCCGTTGCCGACCCCATGCCTTGGTGCACTTGGCGTGGTCAACCTTGCTGGAAGGAAAAGATGGCTAAACGAGAGGCCATCGCCGAGCCAGTTGCTGCAGCCCAGCCGGATCCAGTTGCCGAGCCAATGCCGTGGTGTACTTGGCGCGGCCAGCCCTGTtggaaggagaagatgaaggccaagcgtgaagctgaagctatTCCCGAGCCCATCGCCGCTCCCCAACCCGACCCTGTCGCCGACCCCATGCCCTGGTGCACCTGGAGAGGCCAACCCTGCTGGAAGGAGAAAATGGCTAAGCGTGAGGCTATTGCCGATCCCGTTGCCGCTCCTCAGCCCGATCCTGTCGCTGAACCTATGCCCTGGTGCACTTGGCGCGGACAGCCCTGCTGGAAGAAGACCAAGCGTGCCGCTGCCCCCGAACCCGCTCCCGAGGCTGAGAACGAACCTAGATGGTGCTTGTGGCGAGGTCAGCCGTGCTGGAAGAAGACCAAGCGTGATGCTACTCCTGAGCCTTGGTGCTTGTGGCGTGGCCAGCCCTGCTGGAAGGCTAAGCGCGACGCTGCTCCCGAGCCCTGGTGTATGTGGCGAGGACAGCCATGCTGGAAGGCCAAGCGTGATGCCGGTCAAGCTCTCTCCAACGCCCTCCACGCAACTCGATCCCTCGACACCCGATCCGCCGACGCACCCAGCACCGCTCATCTTCCCCGCGACGCCGCCCACAAGGCCAAGCGCTCCATCGTCGAGCTCGCCAACCTGATCGCCCTCTCTGCGCGTGGTAGTCCCGAGGAGTACTTCAAGAGCCTCGAGCTTGAAACCTTCTTCCCCGATGCTGCCGCCAACGCTACCGCCAAGCGCGATCTCAACACTCTTCAGGAGGATAAGCGCTGGTGCATGTGGCGAGGACAACCTTGCTGGAAGGCCAAGCGCGCTGCTGAGGCAGTTCTCGATGCCgtcgatggcgatgatggtgctACTGGTCCTGGAGGTCCCGACTCTCACTACGATACTCGGGACTTTAAGTCTGAGAACTTTGCGGCTAAGCGAGATCTCATTGCCATCAAGGCAGCAGCTCGTAGCATTGCCGACATGTCCGAGGAATAA
- a CDS encoding Mss4-like protein has product MHWITCLCGSVSRHAGETSETEMAFGLPLCHCNVCRYSTGLLFTSYLPTEKPRSFEGLSVFRGVDGSCRYFCSICGCHVYQSHKDQDGELRWGVATGVITKSGDSSARVSYTAHQKVDDAIDGGASIWLPLEAQQNPSNRSHSGSFTPKSMHLDALCACEAIHLRITRPNEASYLPHRAYPDLTYPYCSTDESITSNPSDEKWWIKGDKYLAGTCICESCRRASGFEIQTWAFIPRANIFIPSTDGSGSEVALDFESLPTGALKSYQSSQGAVRHFCGGCGATVFWRDATDSSVVDVSVDIFRADEGARAENWFHWHKSRISFAEEVQNHRSGPLAIAAQGLLGTLSMGLKGSSEGGLD; this is encoded by the coding sequence ATGCATTGGATAACGTGTCTTTGCGGGAGTGTTTCTCGGCATGCGGGAGAGACTTCGGAGACCGAAATGGCCTTTGGTCTTCCTCTCTGTCACTGCAATGTCTGCCGTTATTCGACTGGCTTGCTTTTCACGTCCTATCTTCCGACCGAAAAACCGAGATCTTTTGAGGGATTGAGTGTCTTTAGAGGAGTCGACGGCTCATGTCGGTATTTCTGCTCGATATGTGGCTGCCATGTATATCAATCACACAAAGATCAAGACGGCGAGTTGAGGTGGGGAGTGGCTACAGGTGTTATCACAAAAAGCGGTGATTCAAGCGCGAGAGTGAGTTATACGGCGCATCAAAAAGTTGATGATGCCATCGATGGAGGCGCTTCGATATGGCTTCCTCTTGAGGCACAGCAGAATCCCTCCAACCGCTCACATTCGGGATCATTTACACCAAAATCGATGCATCTCGATGCACTCTGTGCGTGTGAAGCTATACATCTTCGCATCACACGCCCAAACGAGGCGAGCTATCTACCGCATCGCGCATACCCTGACCTAACGTATCCTTACTGTTCTACTGATGAGTCTATCACGTCAAACCCATCAGACGAGAAGTGGTGGATCAAGGGAGACAAATATCTCGCTGGAACCTGCATCTGTGAATCTTGTCGTCGAGCATCTGGTTTCGAAATACAGACCTGGGCCTTTATCCCCCGAGCCAACATATTCATCCCTTCTACAGATGGCTCAGGATCAGAGGTTGCATTGGACTTTGAGAGCTTACCGACGGGTGCTCTGAAATCGTATCAATCTTCGCAGGGGGCAGTTCGTCACTTCTGCGGTGGATGCGGCGCAACTGTGTTTTGGCGAGATGCTACCGATTCAAGTGTAGTTGACGTGAGTGTAGATATATTCCGTGCTGATGAAGGAGCTAGAGCCGAGAACTGGTTTCATTGGCACAAGAGCCGTATAAGTTTCGCGGAAGAAGTGCAGAATCATCGATCTGGTCCCCTGGCTATAGCAGCCCAGGGTTTATTGGGTACTCTTTCAATGGGCCTGAAGGGAAGCTCTGAAGGTGGACTAGACTGA
- a CDS encoding eukaryotic translation initiation factor 3 subunit G-domain-containing protein, whose translation MAAAVANQPKHDWADDDDIEETSTDLPEPQTISNKDGTKTIITFRYDDDGRKVKTTRRIRFTTHTETVNPRVADRKTWPKFGLSAKDPPGPAPDTTSVGENIIFRPSVNWRKAEKDESADANAQSMKDKLKDKQVKCRICNGQHFTARCPYKDTMAPIGETGAADVAAGMGDEPSAAGAGAAGAKKGSYVPPALRGDRGAGERMGSKFGERDDFATLRVTNVSEMAEEQELRDMFERFGRVTRVFLAKDRETGMAKGFAFISFADRGDAVKACAKMDGFGFKHLILRVEFAKKAQ comes from the exons ATGGCTGCCGCCGTAGCGAACCAGCCCAA GCACGACTGGGccgacgacgacgatatcGAGGAGACCTCCACCGATCTCCCCGAGCCTCAGACCATCTCCAACAAGGATGGAACAAAGACCATCATCACATTCCGTTACGATGACGACGGCCGAAAGGTCAAGACCACCCGCCGAATTCGCTTCACCACCCACACCGAGACCGTAAACCCCCGCGTCGCCGACCGAAAAACCTGGCCCAAGTTCGGCCTCAGCGCAAAGGATCCTCCCGGCCCTGCCCCCGACACCACCTCCGTCGGCGAGAACATCATCTTCCGACCAAGCGTCAACTGGCGAAAGGCCGAGAAGGATGAGTCTGCCGACGCCAACGCCCAGTCCATGaaggacaagctcaaggacaagcagGTCAAGTGCCGTATCTGCAACGGTCAGCATTTCACTGCCAGGTGTCCTTACAAGGATACCATGGCGCCTATCGGAGAGACCGGCGCTGCGGacgttgctgctggtatgGGAGACGAGccctctgctgctggtgcgGGCGCTGCTGGTGCCAAGAAGGGTTCATATGTTCCTCCCGCTCTGCGTGGAGACAGGGGAGCTGGCGAGAGAATGGGATCCAAGTTCGGCGAGAGGGACGACTTTGCTACACTGCGTGTCACCAAC GTCTCCGAGATGGCAGAGGAGCAAGAGCTGCGCGACATGTTCGAGCGCTTCGGCCGCGTCACCCGAGTATTCCTTGCCAAGGACCGGGAAACCGGTATGGCCAAGGGCTTTGCGTTCATCAGCTTCGCGGATCGGGGCGATGCCGTCAAGGCTTGTGCGAAGATGGACGGATTTGGTTTCAAGCATCTCATTCTGCGGGTGGAGTttgccaagaaggctcagtaa
- a CDS encoding phospholipid methyltransferase-domain-containing protein, whose amino-acid sequence MSTAADLPATGPGLRQRQSGVDPPAQQDKPQAEQGHSRQSSDVPVPSDKSSKTYGRTPDGTVFIVPTTHDMVSQLLDPRQPKNLSDAIVLTILGLHILAAYFLPSSSKRIVFAAVFLFWRACYNIGIGVLLQIQSNHRRLVTWARRWKLFENPSTGKNPRPWLYKLLKNELETKIPEDYEFEKAPIEYNTWLVFRRVVDLILMCDFVSYCLFAIVCGHTPEGENPLIGFSRWAVGIALIGFNLWVKLDAHRVVKDFAWYWGDFFYLIDQDLTFDGVFEMAPHPMYSIGYAGYYGISMMAASYEVLFISILAHLAQFAFLVIVENPHIEKTYNPPPPRKRTVSGGQSDAIPTDMKSLEGAFDQQTLTPAQKDEPAPVHNLVGLSNLDLFRVPDFAVILMPFYVAVLTLVTPSTAVWQAAFVFHALAWRVWYHLGLGLILDQQSKNKMWTRHFLKFGESAGEAWRQWKGLHHISMIMCNTAFVAACWKMYSPPEDWAYGLVLLKHVLGASLVALQLWTAFSVYDSLGEFGWFCGDFFFDQQAKLTYKSIYRFLNNPDRFFGTAAVWGAALITWSRSIFLMALFTQILTVYYISYIERPHMQKIYGRSLRQEAGLTKFIKKSLPPPVKGWQESVDKVLDDTSQFVEDFIDTARPKFAAGVKTIVRDTSALFNMAPARLTITRIAPDLEGRDPKFYSLSVQGTPVNNAPIVEKYTGKESLTGRFPKPVKTMAFEYGAPLRVKWRAPANHSKKDWIGLYMVTDNRSRETTEVSSLGRWAPTNAGSYDALTADVSIVVEEHPVTSTEITETDLVEGEVVFEGDKLWWTQGVFEFRYHHNGHHHAMAISEPFEIRISKFDEEDVDLGAKGLYEQAVEAALLPVVQNCLDRDPDIAPNQPEEPFGGHVERDTKYAKRIVYAIREMFGIEFAPPVVAADGSVRKLAWRICNAKEVLAPYSMSLSRGTTTPAIQDFPSEKA is encoded by the exons ATGAGTACTGCCGCCGATCTGCCTGCCACTGGCCCTGGGCTTCGGCAACGGCAATCTGGGGTTGATCCTCCTGCCCAGCAGGACAAGCCTCAAGCAGAACAAGGGCATAGTCGCCAGTCATCTGATGTGCCTGTCCCATCTGATAAGTCTAGTAAGACGTATGGTCGAACCCCAGACGGCACAG TCTTTATCGTACCCACAACCCATGATATGGTTTCTCAGCTTTTGGATCCTCGACAACCCAAGAACCTTTCTGATGCAATTGTCTTGACAATTTTGGGTCTTCACATCTTGGCTGCTTATTTCCTGCCATCTAGCTCAAAACGTATTGTTTTCGCTGCTGTCTTCCTGTTCTGGCGAGCTTGTTACAACATCGGCATTGGTGTACTCCTCCAGATTCAGTCAAATCACCGACGTCTTGTCACTTGGGCTCGGCGCTGGAAGCTCTTCGAGAATCCTTCAACAGGCAAAAACCCGCGACCATGGCTCTACAAGCTACTAAAGAATGAGCTCGAGACAAAGATCCCGGAGGACTATGAATTTGAGAAGGCCCCCATTGAGTACAACACTTGGTTGGTCTTCCGAAGGGTTGTTGATTTGATCCTCATGTGTGATTTCGTGTCGTACTGCCTGTTCGCCATCGTCTGTGGCCACACTCCTGAAGGAGAGAATCCTTTGATTGGTTTCTCCCGCTGGGCCGTTGGCATCGCCCTAATCGGCTTCAATCTCTGGGTGAAACTCGACGCCCACCGTGTTGTGAAAGACTTTGCCTGGTATTGGGGAGACTTCTTCTATCTCATCGATCAAGACTTGACCTTTGACGGTGTCTTCGAAATGGCTCCTCACCCCATGTACTCGATCGGATATGCTGGTTACTATGGTATTTCCATGATGGCTGCTAGCTATGAGgttctcttcatctcgatcCTCGCTCACTTGGCCCAATTCGCCTTCCTCGTGATTGTCGAGAATCCTCATATTGAGAAAACCTACaaccctcctcctcctcgcaaGCGAACCGTCTCCGGGGGTCAAAGTGATGCCATACCCACTGATATGAAATCGCTTGAAGGTGCATTCGACCAGCAGACGCTTACGCCCGCCCAAAAAGACGAGCCCGCTCCTGTCCACAATCTCGTTGGTTTAAGCAATCTTGACTTGTTCCGCGTCCCTGACTTCGCCGTCATTCTTATGCCGTTCTATGTAGCCGTCCTCACTCTTGTGACACCTTCAACTGCCGTATGGCAGGCGGCTTTCGTGTTTCACGCTCTAGCCTGGCGTGTTTGGTATCATCTTGGCCTAGGTCTTATTCTCGACCAACAGTCTAAGAACAAGATGTGGACGCGCCATTTCCTTAAATTTGGCGAGAGTGCCGGTGAAGCCTGGCGCCAATGGAAGGGCCTCCACCACATCAGCATGATCATGTGTAACACTGCATTTGTTGCCGCTTGCTGGAAGATGTACTCGCCTCCTGAAGACTGGGCCTATGGCCTGGTCCTGCTCAAGCATGTTCTTGGCGCTAGTCTCGTTGCCCTTCAGTTGTGGACCGCATTCAGTGTCTATGATTCTCTGGGCGAGTTTGGCTGGTTCTGCGGCGATTTCTTCTTTGATCAACAGGCTAAATTGACTTACAAGTCTATTTACCGGTTCCTGAACAACCCTGATCGGTTCTTCGGAACGGCTGCTGTGTGGGGTGCCGCACTCATTACGTGGAGTCGATCCATTTTCCTTATGGCCCTGTTCACCCAGATCTTGACTGTCTACTACATCTCGTACATTGAGCGACCCCACATGCAAAAGATCTATGGTCGCAGTCTACGTCAAGAAGCAGGTCTtaccaagttcatcaagaaaTCATTGCCTCCTCCCGTCAAGGGATGGCAAGAGAGTGTCGACAAGGTGTTAGATGACACCAGCCAATTCGTTGAGGACTTTATCGATACCGCTCGGCCTAAATTCGCAGCAGGTGTTAAGACCATCGTGCGAGATACTTCGGCTCTTTTCAACATGGCTCCCGCACGACTCACCATTACCAGAATTGCTCCTGATCTAGAAGGCCGTGATCCCAAGTTCTACTCTCTTTCCGTACAGGGTACTCCTGTTAACAATGCACCTATCGTCGAGAAGTACACTGGAAAGGAGAGCTTGACGGGCCGGTTCCCTAAGCCTGTTAAGACCATGGCTTTTGAATATGGAGCGCCTCTCCGGGTCAAGTGGAGAGCACCTGCTAACCACAGTAAGAAAGATTGGATTGGTCTTTACATGGTTACCGATAACCGTTCGAGGGAAACGACTGAGGTATCTTCTTTGGGACGATGGGCACCTACTAACGCTGGCTCTTATGATGCCTTGACTGCCGATGTTAGCATTGTGGTCGAAGAACACCCCGTGACCTCAACTGAGATCACAGAAACCGATCTGGTCGAAGGCGAAGTTGTGTTTGAAGGTGACAAGTTGTGGTGGACGCAAGGTGTCTTCGAATTCAGATACCATCACAACGGACACCATCATGCCATGGCGATTTCAGAACCTTTCGAGATTCGAATCAGCAAgtttgatgaagaggatgtcgATCTTGGTGCCAAGGGCTTGTACGAGCAAGCGGTCGAGGCCGCACTTCTTCCAGTTGTCCAAAACTGCCTGGACCGTGATCCAGATATTGCACCCAACCAGCCTGAGGAGCCTTTCGGCGGCCATGTCGAGCGCGATACAAAATATGCCAAGAGGATTGTCTACGCCATTCGAGAAATGTTTGGCATTGAGTTTGCACCACCCGTCGTAGCCGCGGATGGAAGCGTTCGTAAACTTGCTTGGAGAATATGTAACGCTAAGGAAGTTTTG GCTCCATACAGCATGTCATTATCAAGAGGAACTACGACGCCTGCAATCCAGGACTTTCCGTCAGAAAAGGCCTAG
- a CDS encoding Lactonase, 7-bladed beta-propeller-domain-containing protein — translation MKFFGRQKPSKNPFRDNSTTLLVSTLLLAAPITVFLLHCVYQTYYRRGAHWSHNHDILELSTHHEPDVLLYVASYSGLVTTLNLSVAEYRDTPVKLETLSTTDGCAGSPSWLTLDWYNGVLYCTDEGIKDGKHGSLASFATHENGTLTPLAKTSTVLGPVSAVMYGEWDYGLAVAHYGGSAFTTWDIQDPANLTSLNVQQFSIPEPGPDPSRQEASHPHAAVVDPSKRFVLVPDLGADLIHIYGVGFGDLGLSKLDPLVVAPGSGPRHIAFVVKETKTFMYLVTELANTIIGYEVVYGGEFIRFKEMWNSGIHGEGKDVPQGAAAAEIVVSPDREFLIISSRNESTLQVPDFDTSNGTIPSDPLVSFKIDSETGHLTLQQDIPCGGRFPRHFSINKAGTLIAVALQSDSRVVIIERDAKTGIMGDFIAYAELEGEVTAVIFYE, via the exons ATGAAGTTCTTCGGTCGTCAGAAACCCTCAAAGAACCCCTTTCGGGATAATAGCACAACACTTCTCGTCTCAACACTCCTTCTCGCCGCGCCTATTACTGTGTTTTTACTCCATTGCGTATATCAGACTTACTATCGCAGAGGCGCGCACTGGAGTCACAACCATGACATTCTTGAATTAAGCACTCACCACGAGCCGGACGTGTTGTTGTATGTTGCGTCTTACAGTGGACTTGTCACAACATTGAATCTGTCGGTTGCTGAGTATCGGGATACGCCTGTGAAACTTGAAACATTGTCCACAACAGATGGGTGTGCTGGAAGCCCTTCATGGCTTACACTCGACTGGTATAACGGAGTGCTGTATTGCACTGACGAAGGAATAAAAGATGGGAAGCATGGGTCGTTGGCATCCTTCGCAACGCATGAGAACGGTACTTTGACGCCTCTAGCGAAGACTTCTACAGTTCTTGGTCCTGTCAGTGCGGTCATGTACGGCGAGTGGGATTACGGGCTGGCAGTAGCCCATTA TGGAGGTTCGGCATTTACAACTTGGGACATTCAAGATCCGGCAAACCTCACATCACTCAATGTCCAACAGTTCAGCATTCCCGAGCCTGGTCCGGACCCCTCAAGACAGGAGGCATCCCATCCCCATGCTGCAGTCGTTGATCCGAGCAAACGATTTGTTCTGGTACCTGACCTGGGAGCAGATCTGATTCACATATACGGCGTTGGTTTCGGAGATCTGGGTCTGTCCAAGCTTGATCCATTGGTCGTTGCCCCAGGTAGCGGGCCTCGACATATTGCCTTTGTAGtcaaggagaccaagacATTCATGTACCTTGTCACCGAGCTGGCCAATACCATTATCGGCTATGAAGTCGTGTATGGTGGCGAGTTTATCAGGTTCAAGGAAATGTGGAACAGTGGTATCCATGGAGAAGGCAAAGACGTGCCGCAAGGCGCTGCAGCTGCTGAGATTGTGGTATCT CCGGACAGAGAATTCCTGATCATCTCGTCTCGTAATGAAAGCACTCTCCAAGTTCCAGACTTTGACACCAGTAACGGCACTATACCATCTGATCCTTTAGTCAGTTTCAAAATTGACTCAGAAACCGGGCATCTCACTCTCCAACAAGACATTCCATGTGGAGGCAGATTTCCTCGTCACTTCTCTATCAACAAGGCGGGAACGTTGATTGCAGTGGCTCTTCAAAGTGATAGCCGTGTCGTCATCATTGAGAGGGATGCCAAAACTGGAATCATGGGTGATTTCATCGCCTATGCAGAGCTAGAAGGCGAAGTTACAGCCGTGATCTTCTACGAGTGA